The genomic region GCAGGAGCGCGCGCGGGAGGCGCTGGAGCGCATGGCGGCGGCGAGCCGGGAGGAGGCCCGGGTGCGCGAGCGGATCCTGGCGGTGGTCTCCCACGACTTGCGCAACCCGCTCAGCGCCATCCTGCTCGGCGCCCGGCAGCTCGCCAGCGGCTCGATCGCCGGCGCCCCGCGCGTGCAGGCGGCCGGATCGCGGATCGCGCGCGCCGCCGAGCGGATGCGCCGGATGATCGGCGATCTCCTCGACGCCGCCGCCATCCAGGGCGGTCGGCTCTCGGTGAGGCCCCGGCGCGCGGAGCCGGCGCGGCTGCTCGAGGAGGCGCGCGAGGCGTTCCAGCCGGTGGCCGAGGAGCGCTGGCTCTCGCTCGAGGTGCGCGCCGAGGGCGGCCTGCCGGAGGTCTGCTGCGACCACGACCGCGTGCTCCAGGCGCTCTCCAACCTGCTCGGGAACGCGGTGCAGCTCACGCGGGCGGGCGGCCGGCTGACCCTCGCGGCGGCCCGCCGCGACGGCGGCGTGGAGCTCGCGGTCTCCGACACCGGGCCGGGCATCCCGCCCGAGGAGCTCCCCCACCTCTTCCAGCCCTACCGCCGCGGGAAGGACGTCCCCTACCGCGGCACGGGGCTCGGCCTCGCCATCGTCCGCGGCATCGCCGAGGCGCACGGCGGGCGGGTGCGGGTGGAGAGCCGCCTCGGCGAGGGCACCACCTTCAGGCTCTGGCTCCCGGCGTTCGGCCCCGCCTGCGAGCAGGCCGGCGCGTCGCCTTGAGCCCGGGCGCGGCGCGGCGCCGGCGCGCCGCCCCCGGCCAGCCGAAGCGCGCCAGCGCCACGCGCCCGCGCTCGTCGAAGGCGACCCCCTCGCCCTCCAGCAGATCGCGCTGCACCGCCGCGCCCATGGGGTCGAGGAGCGAGACGCCGGCGGTGTCGCCGCTGCGCTTCCCGAGGACGCGCTGCCAGGGGACGTCGTGCTTCGTCCCCTTGAGCGCGGAGAGCGCGTAGCCCACCTGCCGCGCCGCCCGGGGCTGGCCCGCCAGGGCCGCCACCGCGCCGAAGGTGGTCACCCGTCCGCGCGGCACACGGCGGACGATCCGGTAGTAGCGCTCCCACCCCTTCGGCATCGAAGCCTTCGGCATCGCTGGTGTTCTCCCGGATTCACTTTACAACCCCCCACCCGGCATTACGCTAGCGCGCATGAAAACGAACGCTCCGCTGCGCGCCGCCCTGGCTGGCCTGGTCCTGCTCGCCGCCACCGGCTGTGGCTTCCAGTCGATCCCCCAGGGCGAGAACGCCGTGGCCGGGGCCTGGGCCGAGGTGCAGAACCAGTACCAGCGCCGCGCCGACCTCGTGCCGAACCTGGTCGAGACGGTGAAGGGCTACGCCACCCACGAGAAGAGCACGCTCGAGGGGGTGATCGAGGCGCGCGCCAAGGCGACCTCCATCCAGCTCTCCGCGAACGACCTCACCCCGGACAACCTGGCGAAGTTCGAGGCGGCGCAGAACCAGCTCAAGGGGGCGCTGTCCCGCCTGATGGTGGTGGCCGAGCAGTACCCGCAGCTGCGCGCCAACGAGAACTTCCGCGACCTGCAGGTGCAGCTCGAGGGGACCGAGAACCGGATCACCATCGCCCGCCGCCGCTACATCGAGACGGTGCAGGCGTTCAACAACCTCGTGACCGTGCCGCCCACGAGCTTCACCAACGCGATCCTCTACCACAAGCAGCCCAAGGCCCAGTTCACGGCCACCACCGCGGGCGCCGAGCAGGCTCCCAAGGTGAAGTTCTAGTGCCGCAGGGCGCCCCGGCTCGCCCCTCCCCGGCCCTCCCCGCCCGGCGGGGAGGGAGCGCCGAGAGGAGTCCCGCTCCCGCGAAGCGGGGGAGGGCGAGGGAGGGGGCCTGGCGCGCCGCGCTGCTCGCGATCCTGCTCGCCGCGGCGCCCGCGGCCCGGGCCGAGCTGGCCGTCCCGCCCCTCACCGGGCCGGTGGTGGACGCGGCCGGCCTCCTCGACGCGCGCGGCGCCCGCCGGCTCGACGCCCTCTGCCGCGCGGCGCGCGAGGGGGAGGGCGGGCAGGGCGTGCAGCTCCAGTACCTCCTCGTCCGCACGCTCGACGGCGAGCCCATCGAGAGCTTCTCGATGCGGGTCGCCGAGCGCTGGAAGATCGGCACCAAGGGGCGCGACAACGGCGTGCTGGTCGTGATCGCCGTCGCCGACCGGCGCATCCGCATCGAGGTCGGCGGCGGCCTCGAGGGCGGGCTCACCGACGCGCAGTCGGGCCGGATCATCCGGCAGACGATCGCGCCGGCCTTCCGCGAGGGGCGCTACGCCGAGGGGCTCTTCGTCGCCGGCGAGCAGATCCTCTCCGCGCTCGGCGCGCTGCCCTCGTCGCTCCGCACGGCGCCGCACGAGGACCGCCCGGCGCACGAGCTCCCCTCCGGCCTCCTCGGCCTCCTGCTCGGCCTGCTCTTCTCGTTCGGCGCGCCGGCCATCTTCATCCTGCTGGTCTTCCTGTTCGTCGTCTCCCGCATCTTCGGCGGCCTCGGTCCGCGCCGGCGCGGGCCGTGGGGCGGCGGCCCCTGGATCGGCGGCGGCGGGTGGGGCGGCGGCGGCGGCTTCGGCGGCGGCTCGAGCGGGGGCGGCTGGAGCGGCGGCGGCGGCGGGTTCTCCGGCGGCGGCGCCTCGGGCAGCTGGTGAGGGGGCTGGCATGAACGTCGAACGGTTCTTCGGCCCGGAGGCGCGGGCCAGCGTGGAGCAGGCGGTGCAGGCGGCGGAGGCGCGCAGCCTCGGGCAGATCGTCCCGGTGGTGGTGAGGCGCTCGGCGCGCTACCACGAGACGCGGCTCGAGGGCGCGCTCCTCGCCGCCGCGGCCGTGACCGCGGTGGTGCTGCTGCTGCGGCTCCCCATCACGCTGCGCGAGCTCGCGCTCGCGCAGGCGCTCTGCGCCGCCCTCGGGGCGGCCGCGGCCCGCCTCGCGCCGGTGGAGCGGTTCCTCGCGGGCAGCGCGGCCCTCGAGGCGGCCACCCGCGCCCGGGCGCTGCGCGCCTTCCACGAGCACGGGCTGCACCGGACGTCGCGCGGCACGGGCGTGCTCGTCTTCGCCTCGCTGCTGGAGCGGCGGGCCGTGATCCTGGGCGACCACGGGATCCACGAGAAGATGAAGGACGGCGACTGGCAGCGCGCGCTCGACGCGCTCGTCGCGGGCGTGCGGCGGGACGATCCGGCCGGCGGCTTCCGGGCCGCCATCGACCTCTGCGGCGAGCGGCTCGCGCAGCACTTCCCGCGCGAGGGTGCGGCGCCCGACAACGAGCTCCCGGACGCGCTCCGGGAGGACGAGTAGGGCCGCCGCGCCGGCCAGGCCCCACGCGAGCCGCGAAATAGGCCGCGTGGCCGCTCCGTAGGGCAGGGCGAACGGAGGAAGTCATGAAGGCCCTCGCCATTCTCGCCCTGTCGATCGGACTCGAGGTCGGTTTCCTGCTCCACGTCGCGGTGCCCGCCCAGGCCGCCGAGCCGCAGCCCGCGCCGTGCGTCGCCGCGAGCGCGCCGGCCGCCGCGCCGGCCCCGCAGGCTTCCTAGCGCCGCGGGTCGCACCCCCTCCCCCTCCCTCTCCCTCCCCCGCTCCGCGGGAGAGGGGAAGAGGAGCCCGAGGGCGGCAGCTCGCAGGAACCCTGGGGCGCAACTTCCGCAGCATCCCCGCTGCACTCCCTCCCCCGCTCCGCGGGAGAGGGAAGAGGGGCCCCCGGGCGGCAGCTCGCAGGGACCCCCGGGCAGGGGAGCGGGCCTCTCGCTGCGCTCCCTCCCCGCTCGGGCGAGGAGGGAAGGGGAGGGGCGGGGCGGCCAGGCGGCCCGCGCGGCTAGCTGGCCCCGCCCGGTCGCCGGAAGCTGCACTCCCGGCAGATGGGGTGGTCCCGGTAGCTCGCCCGCAAGGTCGCGAGCGCCGCGCCTCGCCAGAGCTCCCCCACCGTACTCGTCGAGACGTCGCCGAACCGGCCGAGCGCGCCCTCGGCGGCGGCCGGATGCGGACAGGGGGCGAAGGCGCCGTCGGCGAGCACCCAGGCCTCTCGCCCGAGGAACGGGCACGGGCCGGGCTCGGGCGCCGGCGCCCCCGCCGCCGGCCACTCGACCGCGTTCTCGAGGAGGACGCGCCCGCCGCCCGGGAGCTCCGCCTCGGCCGCGGCCGCGCGGCAGCGCCGGACCGCCTCGTTCCAGCGCGCCCGCCCCGCCTCGTCGCGCGACAGCGCCCGCGCGGAGAGCCCGGGCAGCCTCGGCTGGAGGTGGTTCAGCTTCACCCGCTCCACCCCGAGCCGCGCCGCGAGCCGGACGATCTCCGGCAGCTCCGCGACGTTCTCCTCCTGCGCGGTGACCTGGAAGCTCACGCGGCAGCGGCTCCCTCCGGCCGCGGCCACCGCGTCCCGCACCTCCAGGAACTCGCGCACCGCCGCCACCGCCTCCTCGAACCGCAGCCCTGCCATGAGCCGCTCGGCGGTCGCGGCGGTCGCCCCGTTCCAGGAGAGCTTGAGGTCGCGGGTGACCGGGGCGAGGAGCGCCGCCCAGCCGCGCGCGCCGCGCCCGGGGAAGGTCCCGTTGGTGGTGACGTTGAGCCGCGGCCCCGCGGCCGCGCAGGCCGAGGCGAGCGCCGCGAGGCCGCTCCAGAGCAGCGGCTCGCCCATGGTGGAGGGGATGACCTCGCGCAGCGGGGAGCCGGCCCGCTCCGCCAGCACCGCGAGCACCAGCCCGGCGTCCAGGCGGCGCGGCGGGCGTCGCGGCCCCGGGCCGAGCGGCGAGTGGCCGGGGCACATGTCGCAGGCCAGGTTGCAGTCGTCCGGGCTGGTGACGAAGGTCATCCGCCAGGGCCCGCCCTCCTCGACTCCGTCCACGCGCATCGGGAGCGGCATCATCCGGCGCGTCCCCGGAATTGACAACCCCTCCGCGATAACGGACATATGGGGCATGGCGAACGTGAAGCCGGGAGCGAAGGCGAAGGTCAAGGCGAAGCCGGCGGCCGAGCGGCCGGCCGGCCGCGAGCCGCAGCACGCCGAGGCCATCGGCGCGAACCTCACGCAGGTGGTGGGCGAGAACCTGCGGCGGCTGCGGACCGAGCGCGACCTCTCCCTCGAGAAGCTGTCTCGCCTCTGCGGCGTCTCCCGCGCCATGCTCGGGCAGATCGAGCTCGGCCAGAGCGCGCCCACCATCAACGTGCTCTGGAAGATCTCGACCGCCCTCGAGGTGCCCTTCTCGGCGCTGCTCGGCTCGCGGGCGGCGGGCGGGGTGCACATCCTCCGCGCCGACCACGCCAAGGTGCTCGCGAGCCACGACGGCAGCTTCAGCTCGCGCGCGCTCTTCCCCTTCGACGAGCCGCGCCGGGTCGAGTTCTACGAGCTCAAGCTCGGGCCGCACGGCACCGAGAACGCCGACGCGCACGCCCCAGGGACCATGGAGAACCTCGTGGTCTCGAAGGGGTCGATGGAGCTCGAGATCGACGGCTCGCGCCAGCTCCTCGGCCCCGGCGACGCCATCGTCTTCGAGGCCGACCGGCCGCACTCCTACCGGAACCCGGGGGAGGACGAGGCGGTGATGTACCTCGTCATGACCTACGCCGAGACGGTCGGCTAGGGCGCTCTCCCGCTTCCAGGGGGCCGCGCCCCCGCGGGCGGGCGTCGTCGTGCTCCACCGCCGGGCTGGCGCCGCGCGCCGACGGCGGGCCGCGCCCGGGCAGGAGGCCGCGGCTGCCTGGCTACCGGGCTTCCGCGATGACCTGCCCGTTTCCCGGGCACCCGCCGGCCCCGGCCCCGCGCGCTGCCCTCGCTCCGTGCAGTCCCTTGCCCGCGCTCCGGACAGCGCTCCGTCGGGTACTCGAAAATCTCGTGGGCGCGCGGGGCGCGGGCGGCGGCACGGCTGCTGCAAACCCCTCCTGGCGAAGGCGCTCCCGCCCGCTCCAGCCAGGAGATCCGATGACCCCAGGAAGTTCCGCCGCCCCGCCCGAGGCCAGCCGGACCTCGCGCCCGACGCTCGGCCTCACCGGCCTCACCATCAACGCCATGGCGCTCATCGCCCCGGGCGCCTTCCTCTGGCTCACGTTCCAGATGCAGTCGCTCTACGGCGCCCCGATGGCCGGCTCGGCCATGTGGTTCGGCATCCTGGCCGCGCTGCTGCTCTGCTTCGCCACCGCCATCAGCTACGCCGAGCTCTCCAAGCTCTACCCCGGCGCCGGCTCCTCGTACTTCTTCGCCGAGCAGGCCTTCCTCAACCGCACCAAGGCCTACCGCTTCGCCCGCATCGCCAAGTTCATCACCGGCTGGGCGAGCCACCTCTACTACTGGGTCTACCCGGGCTGCATGGTCGGCGTGACCGCCATCCTCTCCGGCTACCTCCTGAACCAGTTCTTCCCCAACACCTTCAGCGGCACCTACAACAGCCCGCTGTTCATGATCCTGTTCTGCGTGGTGTTCGCCTTCGGCACCGCCTACGTCGCCTTCCGCGGCGTGTCCGGCACCACCGGCGTGAACTTCGCCATCAACGTCATCCAGATCACCGCGCTGCTGGTGTTCTCGGTGATGGCCATCTCCTACCGCGTCCAGCACCCCGAGGGCTCGAAGGGCTGGCACCTCGTGAACGGCGTCCCGGTGGACTACGTGGTGGCCCAGGAGCCGGTGCTCGAGAACGGCAAGCCCAAGCTCGACGCCGCCGGCGCCCCGGTGCTCCAGAACAAGCTCGACGCCGACGGCACCCCGGTGGCGGAGCTCAAGGACGGCAAGCCGGTCCCGTTCACCCTGAGCTACGCCGCCGACGCCGCCACGGTCATGGAGCCGGTGGACGCCGACCACCCCAAGGACCTCACCCCGCACTTCAAGTTCCACCCCACCGCCGGGTCGGTGCCGGCGCCGCACGGGTTCTCGTACATCATCATCCAGGCCTGCATCGCCATCCTCATCCTGGTGGGCTTCGAGTCGGTGACCTCGATGGGCGAGGAGGCCCGCAACGCCAAGCGCGACATCCCGCGCGCGGTGCTGCTCTCGCTCGGCATCCAGGGGCTCTTCTGCTACGCCATCGAGTACTTCGCGGCCGGCTACTTCCTCAACCAGGGGTACACGCTGGCCGACGCCGCCGGCTCGGGCGCGCCGCTCGGCGACATGATGGTGCTGGTCGGCACCTGGCTCTTCGGCAGCTACACCGCCGGCCGCGCCTTCATGCTGGTGCAGGCGGCCACGGTGTTCCTGGCGCTCATCGGCACCACCCTCTCCTGCCTCTCCACCGGCGCCCGCGTCACCTACGCCATGGGGCGTGACGAGGAGGTCCCGAGCCACTTCGGCCTGCTGCACGGCAAGCGGCTGACCCCGCACCGCGCCATCTGGACCCTGGCCGCGATCTCGGCGGTGATCGGGATCGTCACCGTGTCCTGCTACCTCGGCGGCACCACCCCGGCGCCGCTCGAGGCCAAGTACCAGAACATCTGGTACGCCTTCGGCATCTTCAAGCCGGAGCTCTACGCGAAGCTCCCCAACAGCCTGGTGGTCGTCACCCTGGTGAGCAACTTCGGCACCTTCCTGCTCTACATGCTCACCTGCATCATCGCCATGGTGGCCTTCAAGGAGCACCACGCCTTCAACGGCTTCAAGCACATGTTCGTGCCCATGTTCGGGCTCGTGGCGAACCTGCTCTGCATGCTCTTCTACCTGGTGGGCCCGTTCACGGTGTCGGGCATGAGCGTGAAGGAGCCCTACATCGCCCTCGCGGTCTGCGGCGCCTGGGCGATCTACGGCGGGCTCTACTTCCTGCGCGCCAGCAAGAAGAACTCCAAGCCGGTGTTCGTGGAGCGCGCGGCGGAGCGGCCCGCCGCCAGCGCGTAGCCGCTCGCCCTCGGCCGACGGCCGGCGCGCCCCGGGAGCTCCCCGGGGCCGCCGGCCGCGGCGTTTCCCGGGCGGGAGGCTCAACCCCGCGGGTAGGCGTCGGTGCCCATCTCCAGCGCGTCGAGGCCGGTCAGCTCCACCTCGGCCGGGACGCGGTTCCCCATCACCCGCTCCAGCAGCCGGAAGAAGCCATAGGACGCTGCGAACACGAACCCGGCGTTGACCGCCACCCCGACGCACTGCGCGCCGAGCTGGGACGGCGCTCCGAAGAGGAGCCCCCGGACCGGCCCGGCGACGCCGTTCCAGCCGTCCCCGTAGCTGCCGTCCGCGAAGAGCCCCACCGCCAGCCCGCCCCAGGCGCCGCAGACGCCGTGGACCGCCACCGCGCCCACCGGGTCGTCCACGCGGAGGCGGCGCTCCAGGAACACCACCGCCCGCACCACCAGCCCGCCGGCGACCAGGCCGATGAGCACCGCCGCCGCCGGGCTCACGAAGGCGCAGGCGCCGGTGATCGACACCAGCCCGCCGAGGAGCCCGTTGCAGGCCATCGCCAGGTCGGGGCGCGAGTGCAGGCCCCAGACGTAGAGCAGGGCCGCGACCGCGCCGGCCGAGGACGCGAGCAGCGTGTTCACGGCGATGAGCGCGATGCGCGGGTTCTGCGCCGAGAGCGTCGAGCCGGCGTTGAAGCCGAACCAGCCGAAGGCCAGGATGAGCGAGCCCACCACCGCCATGGGCAGGTTGTGCCCCGGCATGGCGCCCACGGTGCCGTCGGCCCGGAAGCGGCCCAGGCGCGGCCCGAGCACGATCGCGCCGGCGAGCGCGGTCACGCCGCCGGTCATGTGCACCACCGTGGCGCCGGCGAAGTCCACGTGGCCGTGCCCGAGCCCGAGGTTCGCGCCGAGCGCGGCGAGGAAGCCGCCGCCCCACACCCAGTTGCCGTAGAGCGGGTAGAGGAGCGCCGACATGAAGGCGGCGTAGAGCAGGAAGGCCGAGAACTTCCAGCGCTCGGCCATGGCGCCGGTCGGGATGGTGGCGGCGGTGTCCATGAAGACCGCCGAGAACAGGAACATGGCGAGGCTGGCCGGCTCGCTCGCGACGGTGACCAGCGCGAAGCGCGACGCGCCGAACAGGCCCCAGAGGTGGCCGCCCAGCCGCAGCCCGACCTCGTGGCCACCGGTCACCGCCGCCCCCAGCGTGGGCCACTCGTGCACCCCGCCCATCATGAGCCCGTAGCCCACGAGCCAGAACCCGAGCACGCCCACCGGGTAGACCACGAAGTTCATGGCCATGGTGTGGACGGCGTTGCGGGCGCGGGTGAAGCCGGTCTCCACCATGGCGAAGCCGGCCTGCATGAACATCACCAGGAAGGCAGCCAGGAGCACCCAGGCGAGATCGAGGGAGCGGGCCAGCTCGGACATGGGTCACCTCCCGCGCGCAGCGGGCGCGGAGCGATCGGCGGGCGGGGAGTGGCGGGCGCTGAGCCAGACCAGCGCGCCCACGGCGGCCAGCGCGGCGGCGGCCAGCGCGGGCAGCACCACCCGGCGCGACGGCCTCCCGCCCCGCCGGGATCCGAGCCCGGTGGCCGGATCGAGGGGCTGCACCGACTCCGGGTGCTCGAGGTCGTGCAGGAGCAGGGCGGCGCTGGCGTAGCGGTCGCGCGGGTCGCGGGCCACCGCCCGCAGCAGGAGGGCCTCGAGCTTGGGATCGAAGCCGGGCACGTGGTAGCTCGGCGGCCGGGGCTCCTCGTCCACCTTGGCCTTGAGCAGCGCCCGCGGGTTGGCGCTCTCGTAGGGCAGGTGCGCGGTGAGCATCTCGTAGAGGATGGTGCCGACCGCGTAGACGTCGGTGCGCGGATCGCCGCGGCGCCCGCGGATCTGCTCCGGGGCCATGTAGTCCGGCGTGCCCATGGCGTTCGAGAGCGCGCCCCAGGTCATGCGCCGCTTCGAGGCGAACACCGCGATGCCGAAGTCGATGAGCTTCACCTGGCCGGCCGGCGTGACGAGCACGTTCTCCGGCTTGAGATCCCGGTGCAGCACCCCCTCGCCGTGGAGGTAGGCGAGGGCGCCGCAGATCTGCCGGGCCAGGTCGAGCGCCTGCGCGGTGGGGAGCGGCTGCCTGCCGAGCATGGCCCGGAGGGAGCGCCCCTCCACGTGCTCCATCACCATGTACATCCGGCTCTTCTCGGGGGTGGGGAGCACCTCGACCACGTTCGGGTGGTGCAGCCGCTGCCCCTCCTCGTCCTCGCGCCGGAAGCGCTCGAAGAAGACCACGTCGCTCTCGTACTGGACGTGGGGGACCTTGAGCACCACCGTCCGGCCGGTGGAGACGTCCACCGCCTTGAAGATCGACGCCATGCCGCTGCGGGCCAGCAGCTCGGTGAGCGCGAAGCCATCGAGCCGCTCGCCGACGGTCGGGTCGCGCATTCAGCGCCCCTCGGGCGGCAGGCGTGGGTGGCACATGCAGCGAGCCTAGTGTGCCCGAGCGCGAGGGCGCAACATTCCGCCACGGAGGGCTGCCCATCATGAACGACTTCGAGCTCGACCACGCCTCCCTCACCGACGTGGGGACGGGCCGCGACCACAACGAGGACGCCTGCGTCAGCTCGGCCGAGGGGGAGGGGCAGGCGGTCGCGGCGGTGGCCGACGGGGTGTCGCAGGCCGCCGGCGGCGAGGTGGCGAGCGAGATGGCGGTGGAGGTGCTGCTGCGGGCCTTCCGCGAGGAGGGGGGCAGCCCCGGCCAGCGGCTCTACCGCGCCTTCCAGCAGGCCAACATCGAGATCTACGATCGGGCGGTGGCGGTGCCGGAGCTGCGCGGCATGACCACCACGCTGACCGCGCTGGTGGTGGACCGCGGCGAGCTCACGGCGGTCCACGCCGGGGACTCGCGCCTGTACCTCGTCCGCGGCGGGCAGGTGGTGCAGCTCACCAAGGACCACACCGTGGCCGCCGAGAAGGTGCGGTACGGCCTCCTCAGCCGGGAGCGGGCCCGGAACCACCCCGACCGCTCGGTGCTGACCCGCAGCGTGGGGCGCGAGCTGATCGTGAGCCGGGACCGGATCACCCAGCGGCTCCAGCAGGGCGACCTGCTCCTCGCCTGCAGCGACGGGCTGCACGGGGTGCTGGAGGACGGCGAGCTGGCGGAGCTCTGCGACGGGAGCGCGGCGGAGGCGTGCCGCCGGCTGCTCGAGACCGCCAACCGGCGCGGCACCCCGGACAACCTCTCCGCCGCCGTGATCCGGCTGGTGGGCCCGGTCCCGGACGACGCCGCCGAGCCCGGGCAGGGCGGCCTCAAGGCCCGGCTGCGCCGCATCTTCGGCGGGGGCTGAGCGGCTCGCCGCGCCGCTCCAGCGCCACCCAGAGCCCGCAGGCCAGGATCAGCGCCGCGCCGGCCCAGGCGGCGAGGTCGAGCCGCTCACCCAGCAGCGCCGCGCCGATGAGCGTGGCCGTGAGCGGCTCGAGGTAGGTGAGGGCGCCCGCCACCTCGGCCGGGATGCGGCGCAGGCCGGCGTAGAAGAGCACGCTGGCGCCGAGCCCGCAGACGAGCCCGCCCGCCAGGACCGGCAGCGCCGGACCGAGCGCGCCCGGCAGCGCGGCGCGGCCGTGGAGCGCCAGCAGGCCGGCGGCGCTGAGCGGCGCGTGGAGCGCGGTGATCGCGGTCGGCCCGTAGCTGCGCCCGGCCCGCTTCGCGCAGAGCACGATGGCGGCGTAGAAGACCGCGCTGCCGGCGCCGAGGAGCGCGGTCGCGAGCGGGAACCCGGCGGCCCCGGGGCGCCAGACGAGGAGCGCCAGGCCGGCGAGGGAGGCCGGGGCGGCGGCGAGCGCCCGGGCCGAGTGGCGCTCCCGGAAGAGCAGCGGCGAGAGGACCGCCACCGCGACGGGCGCGAGGTAGTGGGTGAGCACCGCGACGGCGAGCGGGCCTCGCTGCAGGGCGGCGAAGTAGAGCGCCATGTTCCCCACGTCGGCGAGGGCGAGGCCGGCCAGGGCGAGCGTGGCGCCGCGGTCGCGCAGCGCCTCGCGCCGGAAGGCGAAGGGCGCCGGCAGCGACATCGTCGCGAGCACCAGCAGCGCCACCTGCGCGCCGCCGAGCCCGGAGGGGCGCAGGAAGAGCGCCCAGCAGCCCCAGAGCGTGGCGGCGGCGGCGGTGAGGGCGAGGCCCAGGGGGCGCTGGGAGGGGCGGGACATCGGCTTGACTCGCGCGGCGGCGGGGGCCAGAAGGTGGGAGCATGAAGCTCTACTACGTTCCGAAGACGCGGGCGACGCGGCCGCGCTGGGTGCTCGAGGAGCTCGGCCTCTCCTACGAGCTGGCGCGGCTCGATCCCAAGGCCGGCGAGACCCGGACCCCGGAGCACCTCCGGCGCCACCCGCTCGGCCACGTGCCGGTGCTCGAGGACGGCGGGGTCCGGATCTTCGAGTCGGGCGCGATCTGCCTCTGGCTCGCCGACCGCGATCCGGAGCGGCGGCTGCTCGACGTGCCGGGCACGCCCGGCCGCGCGCAGGCCCTGCAGTGGATCTTCTACGGGGTCACCGAGCTCGAGACGCCGCTCGGGATCGCCGGCGCGGAGCTGCGCAAGGGGGCGGCGGGCGACGCCGCCCTGGTGGCCGCGATGAAGCAGCGGCTCGCGGCCGCGCTCGGCCCGCTCGAGGCCGAGCTCGGGGGGCGGAGCTGGATCGCCGGCGACCGGTTCACGGTGGCCGACGTCGTCCTGGCCTCGCTCCTCGCCTCGGCGCAGCGCAACGGCCTCCTCCCGCCCTCGCCGGCGCTCGAGGCCTACCTCTCGCGCGCGACCAGCCGGCCGGCGGCGAGCCGGGCCCTGGCGGACTGACGGCGCCGGCGGAGCCCGGCCCCGGGCGTTCACCCCGACGGGGGGCGCCCGCCGCGCCCCCGCGCTCTCCCTTTGCGTCCCCCGGGAATCGCTTTTCGGTTACATCATCCCGGCCATGGACCAGACCCAGACCCTCTCCTTCTGGCAGCGCCTCGTCCTCGCGTTCGTCGCCTTCTACTACGCGCTCGCCGACCTCCGCTTCGCGGTCGCGCTGCAGGCGTACCGCGAGCGCCGGCGCGCCCACCCGGGGGAGGCCGGGCCGGTAGGGCTGGAGCCGGCGCCCGTGGCGAAGCCCGTGCCCGCGCCGGAGCCGGTGAAGGCGGCGCCTCCGCCCCCGCCCGCTGCCAAGCCGGTGGAGCCGGTGGCCCCGCCGCGCGCGCCCGAGCCTCCCAAGCCGGTCGAGCCGGTCGAGCCGCCCCGGGCCGTCGAGCCGCCGAAGCCCCCGCCCGCGCCGGCGCGCCCGGACGGCGAGGAGGCGCTCCACCTCCTCACCATCCTGCAGCGCGACGGCCGGCTCGTGGACTTCTGCTCCGAGGACCTGGCCGGCTTCAGCGACGCCGAGATCGGCGCCGCCGCCCGCACCGTCCACGCCGGCTGCAAGAAGGCGATCGACGGCTACTTCAGGCTCGAGCCGATCTACCGCGAGCCGGAGGGGGCGCGGGTCACGGTGGCGCCGGGCTTCGACGCCGCGTCGGTCCGGCTCACCGGCAACGTGGTCGGGACCGCGCCGTTCACCGGCGCCCTGCGCCACCACGGCTGGCGGGCCGTGTCGGTGAAGCTGCCCACGCCCCCCGCCGCCGGCCGCGAGATCGTGGCGCCGGCGGAGGTCGAGCTGTGAGGCAGGCGAGGTACGCGGTCGGCATCGACCTCGGCACGACCAACAGCGCGCTCTCCTTCCTGCCCCTCGACGAGGAGGGGGCGGTTCCGCGGGTCTTCGGCGTGCCCCAGCTCGTCCACCCGGGCGAGGTGCAGCCGCGCCCGCTCCTGCCGTCCTTCCTCTACCGGCCGCACCCGACCGAGCTTCCGCCGGGCGCGCTGGCGCTCCCGTGGGACCCGGAGGCGACGGACGTGG from Anaeromyxobacter paludicola harbors:
- a CDS encoding helix-turn-helix domain-containing protein; this encodes MANVKPGAKAKVKAKPAAERPAGREPQHAEAIGANLTQVVGENLRRLRTERDLSLEKLSRLCGVSRAMLGQIELGQSAPTINVLWKISTALEVPFSALLGSRAAGGVHILRADHAKVLASHDGSFSSRALFPFDEPRRVEFYELKLGPHGTENADAHAPGTMENLVVSKGSMELEIDGSRQLLGPGDAIVFEADRPHSYRNPGEDEAVMYLVMTYAETVG
- a CDS encoding TPM domain-containing protein translates to MNVERFFGPEARASVEQAVQAAEARSLGQIVPVVVRRSARYHETRLEGALLAAAAVTAVVLLLRLPITLRELALAQALCAALGAAAARLAPVERFLAGSAALEAATRARALRAFHEHGLHRTSRGTGVLVFASLLERRAVILGDHGIHEKMKDGDWQRALDALVAGVRRDDPAGGFRAAIDLCGERLAQHFPREGAAPDNELPDALREDE
- a CDS encoding APC family permease — protein: MTPGSSAAPPEASRTSRPTLGLTGLTINAMALIAPGAFLWLTFQMQSLYGAPMAGSAMWFGILAALLLCFATAISYAELSKLYPGAGSSYFFAEQAFLNRTKAYRFARIAKFITGWASHLYYWVYPGCMVGVTAILSGYLLNQFFPNTFSGTYNSPLFMILFCVVFAFGTAYVAFRGVSGTTGVNFAINVIQITALLVFSVMAISYRVQHPEGSKGWHLVNGVPVDYVVAQEPVLENGKPKLDAAGAPVLQNKLDADGTPVAELKDGKPVPFTLSYAADAATVMEPVDADHPKDLTPHFKFHPTAGSVPAPHGFSYIIIQACIAILILVGFESVTSMGEEARNAKRDIPRAVLLSLGIQGLFCYAIEYFAAGYFLNQGYTLADAAGSGAPLGDMMVLVGTWLFGSYTAGRAFMLVQAATVFLALIGTTLSCLSTGARVTYAMGRDEEVPSHFGLLHGKRLTPHRAIWTLAAISAVIGIVTVSCYLGGTTPAPLEAKYQNIWYAFGIFKPELYAKLPNSLVVVTLVSNFGTFLLYMLTCIIAMVAFKEHHAFNGFKHMFVPMFGLVANLLCMLFYLVGPFTVSGMSVKEPYIALAVCGAWAIYGGLYFLRASKKNSKPVFVERAAERPAASA
- a CDS encoding MGMT family protein, whose product is MPKASMPKGWERYYRIVRRVPRGRVTTFGAVAALAGQPRAARQVGYALSALKGTKHDVPWQRVLGKRSGDTAGVSLLDPMGAAVQRDLLEGEGVAFDERGRVALARFGWPGAARRRRAAPGLKATRRPARRRGRTPGARA
- a CDS encoding LemA family protein; amino-acid sequence: MKTNAPLRAALAGLVLLAATGCGFQSIPQGENAVAGAWAEVQNQYQRRADLVPNLVETVKGYATHEKSTLEGVIEARAKATSIQLSANDLTPDNLAKFEAAQNQLKGALSRLMVVAEQYPQLRANENFRDLQVQLEGTENRITIARRRYIETVQAFNNLVTVPPTSFTNAILYHKQPKAQFTATTAGAEQAPKVKF
- a CDS encoding TPM domain-containing protein → MPQGAPARPSPALPARRGGSAERSPAPAKRGRAREGAWRAALLAILLAAAPAARAELAVPPLTGPVVDAAGLLDARGARRLDALCRAAREGEGGQGVQLQYLLVRTLDGEPIESFSMRVAERWKIGTKGRDNGVLVVIAVADRRIRIEVGGGLEGGLTDAQSGRIIRQTIAPAFREGRYAEGLFVAGEQILSALGALPSSLRTAPHEDRPAHELPSGLLGLLLGLLFSFGAPAIFILLVFLFVVSRIFGGLGPRRRGPWGGGPWIGGGGWGGGGGFGGGSSGGGWSGGGGGFSGGGASGSW
- a CDS encoding radical SAM protein gives rise to the protein MRVDGVEEGGPWRMTFVTSPDDCNLACDMCPGHSPLGPGPRRPPRRLDAGLVLAVLAERAGSPLREVIPSTMGEPLLWSGLAALASACAAAGPRLNVTTNGTFPGRGARGWAALLAPVTRDLKLSWNGATAATAERLMAGLRFEEAVAAVREFLEVRDAVAAAGGSRCRVSFQVTAQEENVAELPEIVRLAARLGVERVKLNHLQPRLPGLSARALSRDEAGRARWNEAVRRCRAAAAEAELPGGGRVLLENAVEWPAAGAPAPEPGPCPFLGREAWVLADGAFAPCPHPAAAEGALGRFGDVSTSTVGELWRGAALATLRASYRDHPICRECSFRRPGGAS